Proteins found in one Paenibacillus borealis genomic segment:
- a CDS encoding metallophosphoesterase family protein has protein sequence MISDIHGCVEEFNLLLRRASYIPSEDQLILLGDYVDRGPDSRAVVEQVKRLAEESGAVVLRGNHDQMACDALTGEDDKRDTHWITNGGFHTLLSYCGGCDSVLLRPDSGWKDYAEMKEYMRQEYKEHLDFLGTLPFYYETDTHLFVHAGIDPSLANWTSQREYDFIWIREPFYNYPVTSTAKTVVFGHTSTVDLQDGAGIWFSPHGDKIGIDGGCVYGGQLNCLEINDDGYKTYSVRLGEKE, from the coding sequence GTGATCAGTGATATTCATGGATGCGTGGAGGAATTCAACCTGCTGCTCCGCAGAGCCAGCTATATCCCCTCCGAAGACCAGTTAATCCTGCTTGGCGATTATGTGGACAGAGGGCCGGACAGCAGAGCTGTGGTAGAACAGGTGAAACGTCTTGCGGAAGAATCAGGTGCGGTCGTATTGCGGGGCAATCATGATCAGATGGCATGTGATGCGTTGACGGGTGAAGATGACAAGCGTGATACACACTGGATTACCAATGGAGGATTTCATACTCTGCTGAGTTATTGCGGCGGCTGTGATTCGGTCCTGCTGCGCCCGGATTCAGGCTGGAAGGATTATGCGGAAATGAAGGAGTATATGCGGCAGGAGTATAAGGAGCATCTGGATTTCCTGGGCACGCTGCCTTTCTATTATGAAACGGACACCCATCTATTCGTCCATGCAGGAATTGATCCTTCCCTTGCCAACTGGACAAGCCAGCGGGAGTATGATTTCATCTGGATCCGCGAGCCGTTCTACAATTATCCTGTAACCTCTACCGCGAAGACGGTCGTATTCGGCCATACCTCCACGGTAGATCTGCAGGACGGGGCAGGAATCTGGTTCAGCCCGCATGGAGACAAGATTGGCATTGACGGCGGCTGTGTATATGGCGGGCAGCTGAACTGCCTGGAGATTAATGACGACGGGTACAAGACCTATTCAGTCCGGCTTGGTGAAAAGGAATAG
- a CDS encoding spore germination protein — translation MDKTTKESRQAAQTVDSTGGQLHNPPISPDLEENITQIKARLGNSPDLIIRTYELINRTARVAAVYMIGITDREMVDHFISHVMSFESLNDDILLAATTADVYSYIKDNALSIGKEKLVQDINGLLEALLSGDTIILVDGLSEAVSGSTCGGEVRPVSEASTQVAIRGSKESFTETISTNIALVRKIIKNPDLWTETMKLGDVTHTDITIMYINGIADQETIQVFKKKLQEIKVDSILESGYIEQIIEDNKYSPFPTLYNTERPDSVAGNLLDGRIAIFVDGTPFVLIAPTTFFMFFHTVEDYYQRYDISTLIRLLRFLCLLISLYGPAIFVAALNFHQEMIPTPLLINLASQREGVPFPAFVEALMMEITFEIIREAGVRMPSPIGQTVSIIGGLVLGTAAVQAGIVSPAMVIVVSLTGISSFATPAFNMALSIRMLRFVIMVIAAFMGLYGIAIFTIMLIAHMCSLRSLGVPYMSPLGPFVPENQKDTFLRSPITFMKIRKRLLNKGNGSTAPGKKTAKRKSYEH, via the coding sequence ATGGATAAGACAACCAAAGAATCCAGACAGGCCGCACAAACGGTGGACAGCACGGGCGGGCAACTTCACAATCCGCCTATCTCCCCTGATCTGGAAGAGAATATTACTCAAATCAAAGCCAGGCTGGGGAACAGCCCGGATCTTATCATACGTACTTACGAACTGATCAATAGAACAGCCCGGGTAGCTGCGGTATATATGATTGGCATTACGGACAGAGAGATGGTTGATCATTTCATTTCACATGTGATGTCCTTCGAATCTTTGAATGACGATATATTGCTTGCAGCAACAACGGCCGATGTGTATTCCTATATCAAAGACAATGCACTAAGCATTGGTAAGGAGAAGCTGGTTCAAGATATTAATGGACTGCTGGAAGCGCTGCTGTCGGGGGACACCATTATTCTGGTTGACGGACTAAGTGAAGCGGTGAGCGGAAGCACCTGCGGCGGTGAGGTCAGACCGGTATCCGAGGCATCGACTCAAGTGGCGATCCGCGGCTCGAAGGAAAGCTTCACGGAGACTATCAGTACCAATATCGCCCTGGTCCGCAAAATCATCAAGAATCCCGATCTCTGGACCGAAACGATGAAGCTGGGCGATGTGACCCACACCGATATCACTATTATGTATATCAATGGCATTGCCGACCAGGAAACGATTCAGGTGTTCAAAAAAAAGCTTCAGGAAATTAAGGTGGATTCAATTCTGGAATCAGGCTACATTGAGCAGATTATTGAAGATAACAAATATTCTCCATTTCCGACACTGTATAACACAGAGCGCCCGGACAGTGTGGCGGGAAACCTGCTGGACGGACGGATTGCTATCTTTGTCGACGGCACTCCGTTTGTGCTGATTGCCCCGACCACCTTCTTTATGTTCTTTCATACGGTGGAGGATTACTATCAGCGCTACGATATCTCAACACTGATCCGGCTGCTGCGGTTCCTGTGCCTGCTTATCTCTTTATATGGGCCTGCAATCTTCGTGGCGGCGCTTAATTTCCATCAGGAGATGATTCCGACACCGCTGCTGATCAATCTGGCTTCACAGCGGGAAGGTGTGCCTTTTCCTGCTTTCGTCGAAGCCCTAATGATGGAGATTACCTTTGAGATTATCCGTGAAGCGGGTGTCCGCATGCCTTCGCCAATCGGGCAGACCGTCTCCATTATCGGCGGGCTCGTGCTTGGGACTGCGGCGGTTCAGGCGGGAATTGTTTCTCCGGCCATGGTTATTGTCGTCTCGCTTACAGGTATCTCCAGCTTCGCCACTCCAGCATTCAATATGGCACTCTCTATCCGGATGCTGCGGTTTGTCATCATGGTCATCGCCGCCTTTATGGGGCTGTATGGAATCGCCATCTTTACAATCATGCTGATTGCCCACATGTGCAGCCTGCGCTCCCTTGGAGTGCCTTATATGTCGCCTCTGGGACCGTTTGTGCCGGAGAATCAGAAGGATACCTTTCTCCGCTCCCCTATAACGTTCATGAAGATCCGCAAACGGCTGCTGAACAAGGGCAATGGCTCCACAGCCCCCGGAAAAAAAACGGCAAAGAGGAAAT
- a CDS encoding FecCD family ABC transporter permease, with the protein MQRTKVISFEEARRKHGLNVLGVLAALIVIMFIISVNTGYIRLTPLELLNTLFGKGTDKQELILFQFRLPRIVISILIGAALAVSGAVMQGVFRNDLADPGILGINAGAGLMVMLMVSFYPTTSAAPVYLLPVVAFVGAAFTAALIYSLAYKRHQGIAPIRLLLTGVAVAAGMSAAMIVLTLRLDPDKYQFVATWLAGSIWGTSWKFVLSLLPWIVILLPYVIYKARVMNVLNLGEQTATGLGAHVTREQFRLLAAAVGLAASSVAVSGGIGFVGLVGPHLARRLVGPKHQLMLPASALLGALLVITADTIGRRILQPSEIPTGIVVAVIGAPYFLYLLARTKS; encoded by the coding sequence ATGCAGAGAACCAAGGTGATTTCCTTTGAAGAAGCAAGGCGTAAGCATGGTCTGAATGTGCTTGGTGTGCTGGCTGCATTAATTGTTATCATGTTCATTATAAGCGTGAATACAGGATACATACGTTTAACTCCGCTTGAGCTGCTGAATACCTTATTCGGTAAGGGGACGGACAAGCAGGAATTGATCCTGTTCCAATTCCGCTTACCGCGTATTGTAATTTCCATACTGATAGGAGCCGCACTCGCTGTTTCCGGTGCGGTGATGCAGGGGGTCTTCCGCAATGATCTGGCTGATCCGGGGATTCTCGGCATTAATGCCGGAGCCGGGCTGATGGTCATGCTGATGGTGTCCTTCTATCCGACGACATCTGCAGCACCTGTCTACCTGCTTCCGGTAGTTGCGTTCGTCGGGGCGGCATTCACTGCCGCATTGATCTACAGCCTGGCCTATAAGCGGCATCAGGGAATTGCGCCGATCCGTCTGCTGCTCACCGGTGTCGCAGTTGCGGCAGGGATGAGTGCAGCGATGATTGTGCTGACGCTTCGCCTTGATCCGGACAAATATCAATTCGTCGCTACCTGGCTGGCGGGCAGCATCTGGGGCACCAGCTGGAAATTTGTATTGTCCCTGCTTCCCTGGATTGTAATTCTCCTGCCTTACGTCATCTATAAGGCAAGGGTAATGAATGTGCTTAATCTGGGCGAGCAGACGGCTACCGGTCTTGGTGCCCATGTAACCAGAGAGCAGTTCCGTCTGCTGGCAGCGGCGGTCGGACTTGCCGCCTCAAGCGTAGCGGTAAGCGGAGGGATTGGTTTCGTCGGACTGGTCGGCCCGCATTTGGCCAGAAGGCTCGTGGGACCGAAACATCAGCTGATGCTTCCCGCTTCAGCGCTGCTCGGCGCGCTGCTCGTCATCACTGCCGATACGATTGGCCGCCGGATTCTGCAGCCGTCGGAGATTCCTACCGGTATTGTTGTTGCCGTTATCGGCGCTCCTTACTTTCTGTATTTGCTGGCCCGGACCAAATCTTAA
- a CDS encoding FecCD family ABC transporter permease: protein MNQQAVSRNGLDQRAEPLKLRSRPWAATLILIGGLIALALGIAVSVSFGAADIKLSVVWTAVFHFNPDITEHQIIRELRLPRVLGGVMVGASFAVAGAIMQGMTRNPLADSGLMGINSGAGFALAVCFAFFPNLSFMYLILYSFIGAGAGAGIVYGIGSLAKGGLTPARLVLAGAAFSALLSALSEGVALYFKIGQDLAFWYAGGLAGTKWFQLQVMSPWVIAAIIGAIVLSRSITMLSLGEDIARGLGQRTGLVKLAGALIVLILAGASVAVVGAVGFVGLIIPHLTRYLVGVDYRWIIPCSAVLGALLVVGADLTARMINPPHETPVGAIISLIGVPFFLYLARKERREL, encoded by the coding sequence ATGAATCAACAGGCAGTGTCCAGGAATGGGCTTGATCAGAGAGCAGAACCGCTCAAACTGCGTTCGCGCCCTTGGGCGGCAACGCTGATCCTTATTGGCGGTTTGATTGCGCTGGCGCTGGGCATCGCTGTTTCAGTATCGTTTGGGGCAGCAGATATTAAGCTTTCTGTCGTTTGGACAGCAGTTTTTCACTTCAATCCGGATATTACAGAGCATCAGATTATCCGCGAGCTCCGGCTGCCGCGGGTTCTCGGGGGAGTGATGGTCGGAGCCAGCTTCGCAGTGGCCGGAGCCATCATGCAGGGGATGACCCGCAATCCGCTTGCGGATTCGGGGCTGATGGGCATTAACTCGGGAGCGGGATTTGCGCTGGCGGTCTGCTTTGCTTTTTTTCCGAATTTGTCGTTTATGTATCTTATTCTATATTCCTTCATCGGGGCCGGAGCGGGAGCAGGTATTGTCTACGGAATCGGTTCACTGGCGAAGGGCGGACTTACCCCGGCCCGGCTTGTGCTGGCGGGAGCCGCATTCAGTGCGCTGCTCTCAGCACTCAGTGAAGGTGTGGCACTGTATTTCAAAATCGGACAAGACCTCGCCTTCTGGTATGCAGGCGGCTTGGCCGGAACGAAATGGTTCCAGCTGCAGGTCATGTCTCCCTGGGTGATTGCAGCAATCATCGGAGCCATTGTCCTCTCCCGTTCCATTACGATGCTTAGTCTGGGTGAGGATATCGCCAGAGGACTTGGACAGCGAACCGGTCTGGTCAAATTAGCCGGGGCACTAATCGTTCTGATTCTGGCAGGTGCTTCGGTAGCTGTAGTAGGGGCCGTAGGGTTTGTCGGGCTGATTATTCCCCATCTGACACGTTATCTTGTAGGTGTGGATTACAGATGGATTATTCCCTGCTCCGCCGTGCTGGGTGCATTGCTCGTGGTCGGAGCGGATCTGACGGCCCGGATGATCAACCCGCCGCATGAAACGCCAGTTGGAGCAATTATCTCGCTGATCGGGGTACCTTTCTTCCTGTATCTGGCCCGTAAAGAAAGAAGGGAGCTGTAA
- a CDS encoding aldo/keto reductase — MNRRRYGSTGKTVSEIGFGAWQLGNKQDWEAMEDRAAVSLVHEALERGMNFFDTAPGYGGGASETLLGAALSGRRAGAVINTKFGHGADGSTSFDTDHIRASIEGSLQRLQTDYVDSVLIHNPPFELLDGKFGHYHELDKLKSEGKILSYGVSVDSVPEMLEVIRHTDIGVMEVMFNIFYQETAEAFKLAHEKDIALIVKVPLDSGWLSGKYDSSSTFEGVRSRWSPEVIAKRAALVDRIRFITDEETTMTMAALRFILAHPEVTTVIPGVRSSAQLAENISASHEVMPPEHVVRLKELWDKEIRDQQLGW; from the coding sequence TTGAATAGAAGAAGATACGGCAGTACAGGCAAAACGGTGTCGGAGATTGGCTTCGGTGCCTGGCAACTGGGGAATAAGCAGGATTGGGAAGCTATGGAGGATCGAGCGGCAGTTTCTCTGGTACATGAAGCACTGGAGCGCGGGATGAATTTCTTCGATACGGCTCCCGGGTACGGGGGCGGCGCCAGTGAAACCCTGCTTGGAGCTGCCTTATCCGGCAGACGCGCTGGCGCTGTGATCAACACCAAATTCGGTCACGGGGCGGATGGCAGCACCAGCTTTGATACGGATCATATCCGGGCCTCCATCGAGGGCAGTCTACAGCGACTGCAGACGGATTATGTGGATTCCGTACTGATTCATAATCCGCCTTTTGAGCTGCTGGACGGGAAATTCGGCCACTACCACGAACTGGACAAGCTAAAATCTGAAGGGAAAATTCTCTCTTACGGGGTTTCGGTCGATTCCGTGCCGGAAATGCTGGAGGTCATCCGCCATACGGATATCGGCGTTATGGAGGTGATGTTCAATATCTTCTACCAGGAAACGGCGGAAGCCTTCAAGCTGGCTCATGAGAAAGACATTGCCCTCATCGTCAAGGTCCCTCTGGACTCCGGCTGGCTCTCCGGCAAATATGACAGCAGCAGCACCTTCGAAGGGGTACGAAGCCGCTGGTCACCGGAAGTGATCGCGAAACGCGCTGCCCTGGTGGACCGCATCCGGTTCATTACGGACGAAGAGACGACCATGACTATGGCTGCCCTGCGCTTCATCCTTGCTCACCCGGAGGTCACCACCGTGATTCCTGGAGTACGCAGCAGCGCCCAGCTGGCCGAGAATATCTCTGCAAGCCATGAGGTGATGCCGCCGGAGCATGTGGTGAGGCTCAAGGAGCTGTGGGACAAGGAGATCCGGGATCAGCAGCTGGGCTGGTAA
- a CDS encoding oleate hydratase, whose translation MGTYQRIHPLVQEGIASRKAYLIGGGIGSLSAAAFLIRDGHMPGRNIHILEQSAIYGGSMDGAGNAKDGYSARGGREIEEHFECFMELFGFIPSLTNPDRTVLDEFRELNLAEPIESHCRLVEKEGQPADFSTLGLSTAHALQLGKLTLATEERLGAVTIEQFFDPTFLETNFWYFWRSMFAFENWHSVVEVKRYMERFMHLISGMNQLKGILHTEYNQFDSLILPLMKWLESQGVNFDKGHQVTDLELDFTGGEKTVTAIQLLVNGSPKTISTARGDLVMVTNGSMTENSTLGDLDHPAILNRSVTERGCWSLWEKLAAKSPDFGHPEVFCGDIDKSKWLSFTMTFTDDDIVFPYLLELTGDAPGMGGVVTIKDSNWMMSWTAPKQPHFINQPDNVKVLWAYGLFPDAEGNYIKKKMSDCTGRELLEELMYHIGLKNRIPEILEHTTNVIPCMMPYITSQFMPRVAGDRPQVVPQGSTNLAFLGQFAEVPDDCVFTVEYSVRSAMMAVYNLLALEKEVIPIHPSKYDVRVLLTALRTCLGNKPLPLDKTLGQLLAGTVISKLL comes from the coding sequence ATGGGTACATATCAAAGAATTCATCCGCTGGTACAGGAAGGCATCGCTTCACGTAAGGCATATCTCATAGGAGGGGGGATCGGCTCGTTGTCGGCAGCTGCTTTCCTGATCCGTGACGGCCATATGCCGGGACGGAATATTCATATCCTCGAGCAATCGGCGATCTATGGCGGTTCAATGGACGGGGCGGGGAACGCGAAGGACGGCTACAGTGCCCGCGGCGGACGCGAGATCGAAGAGCACTTTGAATGCTTCATGGAGCTGTTCGGCTTCATTCCCTCATTAACCAATCCGGACCGGACAGTGCTGGATGAATTCCGTGAGCTGAACCTGGCAGAACCGATCGAATCCCACTGCCGTCTGGTAGAAAAGGAAGGACAGCCCGCCGATTTCTCAACGCTGGGACTCTCCACTGCGCATGCGCTGCAATTGGGCAAGCTGACCCTGGCGACCGAAGAAAGACTCGGGGCGGTGACGATTGAGCAGTTTTTTGACCCGACCTTCCTGGAGACGAATTTCTGGTATTTCTGGCGCTCTATGTTCGCCTTCGAGAATTGGCATAGCGTAGTTGAGGTGAAGCGTTACATGGAACGCTTCATGCACCTGATCTCCGGGATGAACCAGCTGAAGGGGATCCTGCACACCGAATATAACCAGTTCGATTCACTGATTCTTCCTCTGATGAAGTGGCTGGAAAGCCAGGGGGTCAATTTCGACAAAGGCCATCAGGTTACAGATCTGGAGCTTGATTTCACCGGCGGGGAGAAAACCGTAACCGCTATTCAGCTGCTCGTAAACGGATCGCCAAAAACCATCTCAACAGCACGCGGAGATCTGGTCATGGTCACCAATGGTTCGATGACAGAGAATTCTACCCTGGGCGATCTGGACCATCCGGCGATCTTGAACCGCTCTGTTACGGAACGCGGCTGCTGGAGCCTCTGGGAGAAGCTTGCCGCCAAATCCCCGGATTTCGGCCACCCGGAAGTGTTCTGCGGGGATATCGACAAGTCCAAGTGGCTGTCGTTTACGATGACCTTTACGGACGACGATATTGTATTCCCATATCTGCTGGAGCTGACGGGAGATGCTCCGGGTATGGGCGGCGTAGTGACCATCAAGGACTCCAATTGGATGATGTCCTGGACCGCACCGAAGCAGCCGCATTTCATCAACCAGCCCGATAATGTGAAGGTGCTCTGGGCCTATGGATTGTTCCCGGATGCCGAAGGCAACTACATCAAGAAGAAAATGAGCGATTGTACCGGACGCGAGCTTCTGGAAGAGCTGATGTACCATATCGGTCTGAAGAACCGCATTCCGGAGATTCTGGAGCATACAACCAACGTTATTCCCTGCATGATGCCTTATATCACATCACAGTTTATGCCGCGTGTGGCAGGAGACCGTCCGCAGGTGGTTCCGCAGGGCAGCACCAATCTGGCCTTTCTCGGCCAGTTCGCCGAAGTTCCGGACGACTGCGTCTTTACCGTGGAATATTCGGTCCGCTCCGCGATGATGGCAGTGTACAATCTTTTGGCGCTGGAAAAAGAAGTGATTCCCATCCATCCGAGTAAGTATGATGTACGCGTGCTGCTGACAGCGCTCAGAACCTGCCTCGGCAACAAGCCGCTGCCGCTGGATAAGACGCTCGGCCAGCTGCTCGCCGGAACGGTGATCTCCAAATTATTATAA
- a CDS encoding NAD(P)/FAD-dependent oxidoreductase yields MNESMELYDVTIIGGGPAGMYTAFYSGMRDLKTKLIEAKEELGGRMLIYPEKMIWDVGGVTPTLCRKLIDQLAEQARTFDPTIVFGQQIVHQARQEDGTYILTSATGEQHWTRTVILTIGYGILQMAKLEIEGADRYEVTNLHYTVQELEPFRGKRVLISGGGDSAVDWANELEGIAASVTIVHRRERFGGHEKNIARMKASSVDVRVPFAVSQLHSSNGEQIDQVTVSHIESGESEQLEVDAVIVNHGLKSDFGPLKDWGLDMGEWWAKVSNRLETNLPGIFAAGDFVDYDSKVRLIAGTFTDAVLALNSAKLFMDPSAEKVAYVSSHNDRFKEKNKALGVVDDH; encoded by the coding sequence ATGAACGAATCCATGGAATTATATGATGTGACGATTATTGGCGGTGGCCCCGCAGGAATGTATACGGCTTTTTATAGCGGAATGAGAGATTTGAAGACGAAGCTGATTGAAGCGAAGGAAGAGCTGGGCGGACGAATGCTTATCTATCCCGAGAAAATGATCTGGGATGTCGGAGGTGTTACACCGACTCTCTGCCGTAAGCTGATAGACCAGCTGGCGGAGCAGGCGCGGACCTTCGATCCCACCATTGTGTTCGGGCAGCAGATTGTGCATCAGGCGCGCCAGGAGGACGGAACTTATATCTTGACTTCAGCGACCGGTGAGCAGCACTGGACCCGTACTGTTATTCTCACCATCGGGTACGGCATTCTGCAGATGGCGAAGCTGGAGATTGAAGGCGCAGACCGCTATGAAGTGACGAACCTGCACTATACGGTGCAGGAGCTGGAACCGTTCCGCGGCAAGCGGGTTCTGATCTCGGGCGGCGGCGACTCCGCCGTAGACTGGGCGAATGAACTGGAGGGGATTGCCGCCAGCGTGACCATCGTGCACCGCCGGGAGCGGTTCGGCGGCCATGAGAAGAATATCGCCCGGATGAAGGCATCTTCCGTGGATGTGCGTGTGCCGTTTGCGGTGAGCCAGCTGCACAGCAGCAATGGAGAGCAGATTGACCAGGTCACGGTCAGCCATATTGAATCCGGTGAGAGTGAGCAGCTTGAGGTGGATGCAGTGATTGTAAACCACGGGCTCAAGAGTGATTTTGGTCCGCTGAAGGACTGGGGTCTGGATATGGGGGAATGGTGGGCTAAGGTCAGCAACAGGCTTGAAACGAATCTGCCGGGTATCTTTGCCGCAGGAGACTTCGTAGATTATGACAGCAAGGTCAGATTGATTGCCGGAACGTTCACGGATGCAGTGCTTGCCCTCAACAGCGCGAAGCTGTTCATGGACCCGAGTGCAGAGAAGGTGGCTTACGTCTCCTCTCATAATGACCGGTTTAAGGAGAAAAATAAGGCGCTTGGCGTCGTTGATGATCACTAG
- a CDS encoding sigma-70 family RNA polymerase sigma factor, which translates to MLQWIEEAQKGDAEAFRQLTEHVRGMAYVVSYDMLGDVQLAEDAVQEAFIDAYMNLGSLQEPAAFPGWFRTIVVRQCHRLLRRRRQTLLPLEAAEHVAGSTPGVEEIAEHRERARVLHSSVAKLSAKLRVPVQLFYFYGYSLQEISVYMGIPAGTLKKRLYDGRRKLQGAYPVADLAAAMNLLHEGGQRMLHIVNGDSVGDKLKQGIVQGDVLVWREIYTAGPIFIDPAAPKERQLRAEVLQATLGIPATEFIAGCEEQERILSGFHRYDEVVLWFEHDLFDQSMLAYLLHWFSMQKPDSTKLSLLCIGEFPGIELFHGLGQLTAAQLQTLSGTWQNIGTEELELGSRLWQAYASPDPRQLAALLEESKPQLAGSALSFAYDAFKAHLSRLPSVDNGLGIVEQTTLKAAAGGADTPLKLFRQVTDSLHRLGMGDVEYWKYLRTLTAGEHPLLTIEGTAETTDYRQVPEFLNRTVILTELGEQVLAGTADRVTLQGIDEWYGGLHQQGHDVPWRWDNAAELPVRVHNVTQSE; encoded by the coding sequence ATGCTGCAGTGGATTGAAGAAGCGCAGAAAGGGGATGCCGAGGCGTTCCGTCAGCTGACAGAGCATGTCCGGGGTATGGCTTACGTAGTGTCTTACGATATGCTTGGAGATGTTCAGCTGGCGGAGGATGCGGTACAGGAGGCATTTATTGATGCGTATATGAACCTTGGCAGTCTGCAGGAGCCGGCGGCGTTTCCGGGTTGGTTCAGAACCATTGTGGTCAGGCAGTGCCACCGGCTGCTGCGGCGCAGGCGCCAGACTCTGCTGCCTCTAGAGGCTGCAGAGCATGTCGCAGGTTCTACTCCGGGCGTTGAGGAAATTGCCGAACACAGAGAGCGGGCGCGGGTGCTGCATAGCTCGGTGGCAAAATTGTCCGCCAAGCTGCGGGTACCGGTGCAGCTGTTCTACTTCTATGGTTATTCGCTTCAGGAGATTTCCGTATATATGGGAATTCCGGCCGGGACGCTGAAGAAAAGGCTGTATGACGGCAGACGCAAGCTGCAGGGGGCTTATCCCGTTGCTGATCTTGCGGCTGCAATGAATCTGTTACATGAGGGGGGACAGCGTATGCTGCATATTGTGAACGGTGATTCGGTTGGAGACAAACTGAAGCAGGGCATTGTCCAGGGGGATGTGCTCGTATGGAGAGAAATCTACACGGCGGGGCCGATATTCATTGATCCGGCGGCACCGAAGGAACGGCAGCTGCGGGCAGAGGTTCTGCAGGCCACACTGGGAATTCCGGCGACTGAATTTATAGCGGGCTGTGAGGAACAGGAGCGCATTCTCAGCGGATTTCACCGGTATGATGAAGTGGTGCTGTGGTTTGAGCATGATCTGTTCGACCAGAGTATGCTGGCCTATCTGCTGCACTGGTTCAGCATGCAGAAGCCGGACAGCACGAAGCTGAGTCTGCTCTGCATCGGGGAGTTTCCCGGTATTGAGCTGTTCCACGGTCTGGGCCAGCTTACGGCGGCACAGCTGCAGACCTTGTCCGGAACCTGGCAGAACATCGGCACGGAGGAGCTGGAGCTAGGGAGCAGGCTGTGGCAGGCATATGCATCTCCGGATCCCCGGCAGCTGGCTGCCCTGCTGGAGGAGAGTAAGCCGCAGCTGGCAGGATCTGCGCTATCTTTTGCCTACGACGCCTTCAAAGCCCATCTCTCGCGTCTGCCTTCGGTTGATAACGGCCTTGGCATTGTCGAACAGACAACGCTTAAGGCTGCGGCTGGAGGAGCCGATACACCCCTGAAGCTGTTCCGGCAAGTGACGGATTCCCTGCACAGGCTTGGAATGGGGGATGTTGAATATTGGAAGTATCTTCGCACGCTGACAGCGGGAGAGCATCCTCTGCTCACTATTGAGGGGACGGCAGAAACTACAGATTACAGACAGGTACCGGAGTTTCTGAACCGTACAGTTATTCTGACTGAGCTGGGAGAACAGGTATTGGCCGGAACCGCAGATAGAGTCACACTACAAGGTATAGACGAATGGTACGGCGGCCTGCATCAGCAGGGTCATGACGTTCCCTGGCGCTGGGACAATGCTGCTGAATTGCCGGTGCGGGTCCATAATGTAACACAGAGCGAATAG
- a CDS encoding TetR/AcrR family transcriptional regulator, with the protein MSNSLLTKNALARSLKKLMLARPLNKITIQQLTADCGVTRHTFYNHFQDIYELLGWVYRSEVIEGLEPYRCCAGWKQGFLSVLRYTVSNKTICLNTFHSLGREHLEDFLYGVIYGVIIRVVEELDGQELDREGQRQIPEPVKKQARHEIADFYTLAILEQVIHWLKAGANTDPAEIVEKVARIMDGSIARSLEHYQSAAAHPVK; encoded by the coding sequence ATGTCCAATTCACTGTTAACCAAGAACGCTTTAGCCCGGTCCCTCAAAAAACTCATGCTCGCAAGGCCGCTCAACAAGATTACAATCCAGCAGCTTACAGCGGATTGCGGTGTGACCCGGCATACTTTTTATAATCATTTTCAGGATATCTATGAGCTGCTCGGCTGGGTCTATAGGTCAGAGGTAATTGAAGGGCTGGAGCCATACCGCTGCTGCGCCGGCTGGAAGCAGGGGTTCCTGAGCGTCCTGCGTTACACCGTGAGCAACAAAACCATCTGTCTAAACACCTTTCATTCGCTTGGACGTGAGCATCTGGAGGATTTTCTGTACGGAGTGATATATGGCGTCATCATCAGGGTTGTGGAAGAGCTGGACGGGCAGGAGCTGGACCGCGAAGGGCAAAGGCAGATACCGGAACCGGTCAAAAAACAGGCCAGGCACGAAATTGCCGATTTCTACACGCTGGCGATTCTGGAACAGGTTATCCACTGGCTTAAAGCAGGGGCGAACACAGACCCGGCTGAAATTGTTGAGAAGGTGGCGCGGATTATGGATGGAAGCATTGCCCGTTCCCTGGAGCACTACCAGTCAGCTGCAGCTCATCCGGTTAAATGA